One window from the genome of Yamadazyma tenuis chromosome 7, complete sequence encodes:
- the taf2 gene encoding Transcription initiation factor TFIID subunit 2 (EggNog:ENOG503NWBS; BUSCO:EOG09260289; COG:K), translated as MPPITIPSEFPQSVGTPITFGGQPFTPRTYKGSKARNVNLSSQSLRIGHQRVNIDVDLSKNKIDGLTEITVIPTTNHLKTIKLDCREMVIKEILVNNRQANFIHRDLLYINDNKVFDEAIANQTVNINDLYNKNLTIHQHHILRQKLNYIFGDIDEDGASARNEIIHGNTEELTIIIPDNLKLHLTGIHSAHTPSSQPNTATPSHMKSRNTYSESYTPIQLKIEYEVVNPKNGVNFVTELNKTPTEDWHAYTINSEYNISTSSWVPCIDNLWERNTWTVEVNIPRSLKDIGHPIIIGTKEAIESRKQENRRRRREQRAKGDDVAFGKNGEEDYDEDLDEDEEPRDLNVATGDYVETKEVPHPTDLSKKTVSWTVFNPVCAHHVGWAIGCFESVELPEEEEEGDDELGTSSKEISCPIKIYCFPGKNEMAENTCIFVRKAMNYFSKEFGSFPFNSHSILFVHGSPSSVNNYAGLSIIDDTLLYPSNMIEPIYPTTETIVDSIAYQWSGINIVPQQFNDMWCTIGIARFMSFQFLRVLMGTNEMKFRIKTYMTQTVQQDVAKKPLALWYFRHPISEQDLDFIKLKSPLVLSILDRRMTKTDKSFGLSRVLPKLFLQAMSGDLVNNTLSTQHFQYLCEKVNRNRLETFFKQWVFGSGTPVFNVSQRFNRKRSMIEVVVRQAQVQERKRSAPLVENFIDTSIAFLDNEPAPTVQSAFLGPMTIRVHEADGVPYEHIVELKDSAVKLDINYNSKFRRMKKHKEDAAEGGTYTRFGDIIQSPEELAAWGLQEWPPIDDEELYNNAFEWIRIDTDFEWIAKVNVRQPDYMYSSQLQYDRDVEAQYEAIRFFGNSEKPIIAYCTSLIRTLMDPRYYYGVRIAAAEGLARIARQENNFMGMNCLIKAYTQLFCFPNSTIPLANDFGNIPKFMLQREFPRIFCSIRDDNGNVPFALKDIILNLVVYNENSNNSFEDSLYVSSLIESLAGSIINRNATILSNLTLPPEQDANLDPKEKEFIEVVVEEINRQQKLDELVPSHHHTLAITCLDQKIRLARYGLLVFPLEELLKYTSSKYEGDIRIVAFKGLLVLGGLKNAQIMKYFLKSCLLECNDLAFRSKLVSLLVESVSVAAVEGAASTLDDPEFQTLEKYYGGNPKGAQNDSGLVVVEAGNSGNANSRRDQLARATLKGTIQLLRRDYSIGKGLRHVLWELLHSSLLSIYNKRSLFSVCQVLYKEIDSFIVDVSIPPVPLNELNRKLVAKYLGEGKISIHREGRFKISLATKIVLGKGKSMKVEFKPPKLKLKLGGAAPAPESVPTAPIVITHEPAAERPGRSSRARMDALIPQVRTSLVTRLEDYAVRFKISRAKLQSVSLSGLVRNNVKVSGTLVTIPIHNTPPLRYIKISLKNKKLEVSRKPFEDSVEEKTLQNGVNGESSIDSQPVSVEGVSKNNTQPQEVSKEEEQNGAQSEHGQTSEAGNSTEAMVQDSSEPKEPEPVVVDEPETPEDKQVEAVENDKKRPLVEPEEAISHKKPNTKTSPPSGSTKTEEPATLADIPQSPPLEARAVEEAPVLRPKIKLKLSRKPK; from the coding sequence ATGCCACCTATAACTATTCCCCTGGAGTTTCCCCAGCTGGTGGGGACACCCATCACTTTTGGCGGCCAACCATTTACTCCAAGAACCTACAAAGGTTCCAAAGCAAGAAATGTCAATCTCCTGAGTCAAAGCTTAAGGATAGGCCATCAACGGGTCAACATCGACGTTGATCTCTCCAAAAATAAGATTGATGGACTTACAGAGATAACGGTGattcccaccaccaatcATTTGAAAACAATCAAATTGGATTGCAGAGAAATGGTCATTAAAGAAATCCTTGTAAACAATCGACAGGCCAATTTCATCCATCGAGATTTATTGTACATCAATGACAATAAGGTATTTGATGAGGCAATCGCCAATCAAACTGTAAACATAAATGACTTATACAATAAAAACTTGaccatccaccaacaccacatTTTGAGACAAAAGTTAAACTACATCTTTGGGGATATAGATGAAGATGGAGCTTCCGCCAGAAACGAAATCATTCATGGAAACACAGAAGAATTGACCATCATAATCCCGGACAATCTAAAGCTACATTTGACTGGTATCCATCTGGCTCACACACCCTCCAGTCAGCCGAACACTGCTACTCCACTGCACATGAAGTCCAGAAACACCTACAGCGAATCTTATACACCCATACAATTAAAGATTGAATACGAGGTTGTAAATCCCAAAAACGGAGTTAACTTTGTCACAGAACTTAACAAAACTCCCACTGAAGACTGGCATGCCTATACGATAAATTCTGAGTATAACAtctcaacttcttcatggGTTCCATGCATAGACAACTTGTGGGAAAGAAATACTTGGACCGTTGAAGTGAATATCCCTAGAAGTCTCAAAGACATTGGTCATCCCATAATAATAGGTACAAAGGAAGCCATAGAGTCGAGAAAACAAGAGAATcgaagacgaagacgaGAACAAAGAGCCAAGGGAGATGATGTCGCATTTGGCAAAAACGGTGAAGAGGATTATGATGAAGAccttgatgaagatgaagagcCTAGAGACTTAAATGTTGCTACAGGTGATTACGTCGAAACCAAAGAGGTACCTCATCCTACTGACTTATCCAAAAAGACGGTTCTGTGGACAGTTTTCAATCCTGTCTGTGCGCACCATGTTGGGTGGGCCATTGGATGTTTCGAGAGTGTTGAGCtaccagaagaagaagaagagggCGATGATGAGTTGGGTACCTCGCTGAAAGAAATCAGCTGTCCTATCAAGATCTACTGTTTTCCAGGCAAAAATGAAATGGCTGAAAATACGTGCATTTTTGTCCGAAAGGCAATGAACTACTTCCTGAAAGAATTTGGATCTTTTCCGTTCAACTCACATTCGATCTTGTTTGTGCATGGGTCTCCTTCTTCGGTGAATAATTATGCGGGTTTATCAATTATAGACGATACTCTCCTATACCCTTCCAATATGATTGAACCAATATATCCTACAACAGAGACAATTGTGGATAGTATAGCCTACCAATGGTCTGGTATTAATATAGTTCCACAGCAGTTCAATGATATGTGGTGCACTATTGGAATTGCCCGGTTTATGTCTTTCCAGTTCTTGCGAGTTTTAATGGGAACTAACGAAATGAAGTTCAGAATCAAAACTTATATGACACAAACGGTGCAGCAGGATGTAGCCAAAAAGCCTTTGGCATTATGGTATTTCAGACATCCGATTTCGgaacaagatcttgactTCATCAAGCTTAAGAGTCCTTTGGTTTTGTCCATCTTAGATAGAAGAATGACAAAGACCGATAAATCTTTCGGTTTGTCCAGGGTTTTACCCAAATTGTTCTTACAGGCAATGTCGGGAGATTTGGTGAACAATACCCTTTCAACTCAACACTTTCAGTACCTTTGTGAAAAGGTTAACAGAAACAGACTTGAGACTTTCTTTAAACAGTGGGTTTTTGGAAGCGGAACTCCCGTTTTTAACGTTTCTCAGAGATTCAACAGAAAGAGAAGTATGATTGAAGTGGTTGTTAGACAAGCTCAAGTGCAAGAGCGTAAGAGATCCGCTCCTTTGGTGGAGAATTTCATTGATACCTCGATTGCTTTCTTGGATAATGAACCCGCTCCCACGGTTCAAAGTGCATTCCTTGGACCAATGACTATTCGAGTCCATGAGGCTGATGGTGTTCCCTACGAACACATTGTCGAATTGAAGGACAGTGCCGTCAAGTTGGATATTAATTATAACTCGAAGTTCAGGAGAATGAAAAAGCACAAAGAGGATGCAGCTGAAGGGGGAACATACACAAGATTTGGTGATATAATACAATCCCCTGAAGAACTTGCTGCATGGGGCTTGCAAGAATGGCCTCCAattgatgacgaagagttgtacaacaatGCATTTGAATGGATCAGAATTGATACCGATTTTGAATGGATAGCCAAAGTAAATGTGAGACAGCCGGATTATATGTACAGctctcaacttcaatacGACCGTGATGTTGAAGCTCAATACGAGGCCATTAGATTCTTTGGAAATCTGGAAAAGCCTATTATTGCTTATTGTACCTCACTTATCAGAACTTTAATGGATCCCCGGTACTATTATGGAGTGAGGattgctgctgctgaagGTCTAGCAAGAATTGCCAGACAAgaaaacaacttcatgGGAATGAATTGCTTGATCAAGGCTTATACTCAGTTGTTCTGCTTCCCGAATAGTACTATTCCCTTAGCTAATGACTTTGGGAACATCCCCAAGTTTATGCTTCAAAGAGAATTCCCACGAATCTTTTGTTCTATAAGAGATGATAATGGCAACGTTCCATTTGCTCTTAAGGATATCATattgaatttggtggtttATAATGAGAATTCGAACAACAGCTTTGAGGACTCCTTGTACGTTTCCTCATTGATTGAATCTTTAGCCGGATCAATCATTAATAGAAATGCTACCATTCTTTCCAATTTGACCTTACCACCTGAGCAGGACGCAAATTTAGAtccaaaagagaaagagttCATTGAAGTGGTAGtcgaagaaatcaaccGACAACAGAAGTTGGATGAGTTAGTACCATCTCACCATCATACTCTAGCAATAACCTGCTTGGATCAAAAAATAAGACTTGCTAGGTACGGACTTTTAGTATTTCCGTTGgaagagcttttgaaaTATACTTCCTCCAAGTACGAAGGGGATATAAGGATAGTTGCATTCAAAGGATTGTTGGTCCTTGGTGGTTTGAAAAACGCTCAAATAATGAAgtacttcttgaagtcttgTTTACTCGAATGCAATGATTTGGCTTTCAGATCCAAATTGGTATCTTTATTAGTTGAGTCTGTATCAGTTGCAGCCGTGGAAGGAGCTGCTTCGACTTTGGATGATCCTGAGTTCCAGACTTTAGAAAAGTATTACGGAGGTAACCCGAAGGGAGCTCAGAATGATTCAGGTTTGGTAGTAGTGGAAGCTGGTAACAGTGGAAATGCTAATTCAAGACGAGATCAACTTGCAAGAGCAACTCTCAAAGGAACTATCCAATTGTTAAGACGTGACTATAGTATTGGAAAAGGTTTAAGGCATGTCCTATGGGAACTTTTACACTCTTCATTGTTGAGTATCTATAACAAAAGGAGTTTGTTCTCTGTTTGCCAAGTACTTTACAAGGAAATTGATTctttcattgttgatgtttcTATACCACCAGTTCCtttgaatgagttgaacAGAAAGCTCGTTGCCAAGTATTTGGGTGAAGGCAAAATCCTGATTCACCGAGAAGGAAGGTTCAAGATTCTGCTTGCCACAAAGATTGTCCTTGGTAAAGGAAAATCTATGAAAGTAGAATTCAAGCCACCTAAGTTGAAGCTTAAGCTTGGAGGGGCAGCACCGGCGCCAGAATCCGTACCAACGGCTCCAATTGTGATCACACACGAGCCTGCTGCAGAGAGACCAGGCCGGTCATCCAGAGCTAGAATGGATGCACTTATCCCTCAAGTCAGAACTTCGTTGGTTACTAGACTTGAAGACTATGCTGTCAGGTTTAAGATTAGCAGGGCCAAGCTTCAAAGCGTTTCACTTTCAGGTTTGGTAAGAAACAATGTGAAGGTAAGCGGAACTTTGGTTACAATTCCTATTCATAATACTCCACCATTGAGATATATCAAGATATCTTTAAAGAataagaagttggaggtTTCGAGGAAACCGTTTGAGGAttctgttgaagaaaagactCTTCAAAACGGTGTAAATGGGGAGTCTTCAATAGACTCCCAACCTGTTTCTGTTGAAGGGGTATCAAAAAATAATACCCAACCTCAAGAGGTGctgaaagaagaagaacaaaatgGAGCCCAGTCAGAACATGGTCAAACATCAGAAGCAGGAAACTCAACTGAGGCCATGGTACAAGATTCCTCTGAACCTAAAGAACCGGAACCAGTAGTGGTTGATGAACCTGAAACTCCTGAAGATAAACAAGTTGAGGCTGTTGAGAACGACAAGAAGCGGCCTTTAGTAGAACCAGAGGAAGCTATTTCCCATAAGAAGCCAAACACGAAGACTTCACCGCCGCTGGGGCTGACTAAAACAGAAGAGCCAGCAACACTCGCCGATATACCCCAAAGCCCTCCGCTAGAAGCGCGGGCCGTAGAAGAGGCTCCGGTACTAAGACCCAAAATCAAGCTCAAACTCAGTCGCAAACCAAAGTAG